In a genomic window of Planctomycetia bacterium:
- a CDS encoding DUF1592 domain-containing protein — MTSFSAPSRAAELPPHVRSFIEAHCLECHDATSARAGFRIDTLGADFTAGNTAGLWNEVMHHINSGRMPPKQSPRPDAKEAFAVASWVAERLAETTKASQGAGGRVPMRRLNRVEYANTVRDLFALEENFARRIEKELPADGKVGGFDRGAASLFMDEGQLAQYMAVADLILDEAVFHEQPKVVKLSYDGKAERYVHGLQTAYKDDKGAFIETSVPNVIAKLKEPLSWIPLEGFEQWGSKNRRYVPHGVYDWELKNDGVEYLGSSRFYPVDWGNKGVTRDGWYRFRVQAGAFNGTEEELQKDVRLTVKYGEASPIEVVQTQVIDAPLDAPREYEFLMYCQVGPPKMNRQFRVSWDFGERKEAVIENPAYRDVQWKQVTVGGEIARAKAEKKPEAEIELLKKKLEETIAKATEGRKTFPGPQWIYNPKLDIAKRPRLWLGKMEWEGPLVEWPPQARQRLFFAGEERSDEAYLREIFAKFLPLAYRRAVTTAELDRVVNWTVQAQADRGLTLQKAVREGVKNVLCSPKFLYLGSEAQPTTEVATTEPATKGLVTKVATGPQPVDSLQLASRLSYLLWSSGPDEELQRLAADDKLRDPQVLRAQVKRMIADPKAWEFVRSFAGQWLAVRDFDNGTPPNRDFYKQYDDTLRDSSKREPLEFFQEVLKHDLPITTFLDSDFVVVNERLAKHYGLDGVEGERFRRVAAPADGTRGGVLGMSGILTYLADGTRTLPVRRATWVLDTLWNQPVPPPPPNAGDLPASKEKKLTVRARLDMHRQSENCASCHARVDPFGMALENYDAIGMWRDRQNGEGMRGDKYSPPLDVSGKLPDGTEFKTLQEFKAALVAEKQTFVKGFTEKLLCYALGRPIGYGDHLTVEQITAHAASHEYRLQEIIQATVASEFFRTK, encoded by the coding sequence TTGACGTCCTTCTCCGCACCGTCTCGCGCTGCCGAGTTGCCGCCGCATGTCCGCTCGTTCATCGAAGCGCATTGTCTTGAGTGTCATGACGCGACCTCGGCTCGGGCCGGGTTTCGGATCGATACGCTCGGGGCCGACTTCACGGCGGGCAACACGGCGGGCCTCTGGAACGAGGTGATGCACCACATCAATTCGGGTCGGATGCCGCCGAAGCAGTCGCCTCGGCCGGACGCAAAGGAAGCGTTCGCCGTCGCGTCGTGGGTTGCCGAAAGGCTCGCGGAAACGACCAAGGCTTCGCAAGGGGCCGGCGGTCGCGTGCCGATGCGCCGGCTCAATCGGGTCGAGTATGCCAACACGGTTCGCGACCTGTTCGCGCTGGAAGAAAACTTTGCTCGGCGGATCGAAAAGGAACTACCGGCCGACGGTAAGGTCGGCGGCTTCGATCGGGGCGCAGCGAGCCTGTTCATGGACGAAGGTCAACTCGCCCAATACATGGCGGTCGCCGACTTAATTCTCGACGAAGCCGTGTTCCATGAGCAGCCGAAGGTCGTGAAGCTCAGCTACGACGGCAAGGCCGAGCGCTACGTCCATGGCTTGCAGACCGCCTATAAGGACGACAAAGGGGCGTTCATCGAAACGAGCGTGCCGAACGTCATCGCGAAACTCAAAGAACCTCTTAGCTGGATTCCGCTGGAAGGCTTCGAGCAATGGGGCTCGAAGAATCGCCGTTACGTGCCGCACGGCGTCTACGATTGGGAACTCAAGAACGACGGCGTCGAGTACCTCGGGTCGAGCCGGTTCTATCCCGTCGATTGGGGGAACAAGGGAGTGACGCGCGACGGCTGGTATCGCTTCCGCGTTCAGGCCGGCGCCTTCAACGGCACCGAAGAAGAGCTGCAGAAAGACGTCCGGCTGACGGTGAAGTACGGCGAGGCCAGTCCTATCGAGGTGGTTCAAACTCAGGTGATCGACGCACCGCTCGACGCGCCGCGCGAGTACGAGTTCCTGATGTATTGCCAAGTCGGGCCGCCGAAGATGAACCGGCAGTTCCGTGTCAGTTGGGACTTCGGAGAACGGAAGGAAGCGGTCATCGAGAATCCCGCCTATCGCGACGTGCAGTGGAAGCAGGTGACCGTCGGCGGGGAGATCGCGCGAGCCAAAGCGGAGAAGAAGCCCGAGGCGGAGATCGAGCTCTTGAAAAAGAAGCTCGAAGAAACCATCGCGAAGGCGACGGAGGGCCGAAAAACTTTTCCCGGGCCGCAATGGATTTACAACCCGAAGCTCGACATCGCCAAACGCCCGCGGCTTTGGCTCGGTAAAATGGAATGGGAAGGGCCGCTCGTCGAGTGGCCGCCGCAAGCCCGACAAAGGCTCTTCTTCGCGGGGGAAGAACGGAGCGACGAAGCTTATCTGCGCGAGATTTTCGCGAAGTTTTTGCCCCTCGCCTATCGCCGCGCCGTGACGACCGCAGAGTTGGACCGTGTGGTGAATTGGACCGTTCAAGCACAGGCCGATCGGGGGCTGACGTTGCAGAAAGCCGTGCGTGAGGGAGTGAAGAACGTCCTCTGTTCGCCGAAGTTCCTGTACCTCGGTAGCGAAGCGCAGCCGACGACCGAAGTGGCGACGACCGAGCCGGCGACGAAAGGGCTAGTAACAAAAGTAGCGACGGGGCCGCAACCGGTCGATAGCTTGCAACTCGCTAGCCGCCTTTCGTACTTGCTATGGAGCAGCGGGCCCGACGAAGAACTGCAACGCCTAGCGGCCGACGACAAGCTGCGCGACCCGCAAGTGCTCCGCGCGCAGGTGAAGCGGATGATCGCCGACCCGAAGGCCTGGGAGTTCGTTCGCAGCTTTGCGGGCCAATGGCTCGCCGTGCGCGATTTCGACAACGGTACTCCTCCGAACCGCGATTTCTATAAGCAATACGACGACACTTTGCGCGACAGCTCGAAGCGCGAGCCGTTGGAGTTCTTCCAGGAAGTCCTGAAGCACGACTTGCCGATCACCACGTTCCTCGACAGCGACTTCGTCGTCGTCAACGAGCGCCTCGCCAAGCATTACGGACTCGACGGCGTCGAAGGAGAACGATTTCGCCGTGTCGCCGCGCCGGCCGACGGCACGCGCGGCGGAGTGTTGGGAATGTCCGGCATTCTCACGTATCTCGCCGATGGAACCCGCACGCTGCCGGTTCGTCGGGCGACGTGGGTGCTCGATACGTTGTGGAACCAACCGGTTCCTCCTCCGCCGCCGAATGCGGGCGACTTGCCGGCGAGCAAGGAGAAGAAGCTCACCGTGCGGGCTCGTCTCGACATGCATCGGCAATCGGAAAACTGCGCCAGCTGCCACGCTCGGGTCGATCCCTTCGGCATGGCGCTGGAGAATTACGATGCGATCGGCATGTGGCGCGATCGCCAAAACGGCGAAGGGATGCGCGGCGATAAATACTCGCCGCCGCTCGACGTGAGCGGCAAGCTCCCCGACGGGACCGAGTTCAAAACCTTGCAGGAGTTCAAAGCCGCGCTCGTGGCCGAAAAACAGACTTTCGTAAAGGGTTTTACGGAGAAGCTGCTCTGTTATGCGCTCGGCCGTCCGATCGGCTACGGCGATCACCTTACGGTCGAGCAAATCACGGCTCACGCCGCGAGCCATGAATACCGATTACAAGAGATCATCCAGGCAACCGTAGCTAGT
- a CDS encoding DUF1549 and DUF1553 domain-containing protein, whose protein sequence is MNHVFGIARRSGVFVAGLALAGLLMSGSAGYAQELHKQIDKLMTDGAKGAAIAPVADDATFVRRVYLDLAGRIPSKDETKTFLADKASDKRAKLVDTLLTGKEYPTRMQSLFNAMLMERRGENPEWSKFLEAAFAANEPWDKLAQRILDPDASRDVDRGAAFFYTKRLDKVGQQETDYPGLTRDVGRLFLGMDLQCAQCHNHLFIEHYKQQDFQGLYTVYQNTFIRSDVKFPAIGEKPMAKKIDFMSVFDKIPLTTGPRIPGGKEIAIPTFEKDKEYLVPPDRKTNFPGEPRFSALEAVARELAVPSNQPFVDNIVNRLWFVMMGRGLVMPLDQYHFGNPPTHPEVMKLLREQFVAHKCDMKWLLRELALTDTYQRSTLLTSESEAPAPETYRIGNEKRLSAEQIMTSVIVATGANVAQLSAKAAAAGAKPAVAGAKPAAAEAPSAAAANEKLRAIFVKAFANPPQDPEVDFAPSLKSALFVLNSEVLLTCLTPEAGNLVDRLTKLSDPAAISDELYLCILTRTPTDDERQAVADYLTKNAARRPAALTNLAWSLLASTEFCLNH, encoded by the coding sequence ATGAACCATGTCTTCGGAATTGCTCGTCGTTCAGGTGTGTTCGTCGCGGGCTTAGCGCTCGCGGGGCTGCTGATGTCCGGCTCGGCCGGTTATGCCCAAGAACTGCATAAGCAGATCGACAAGCTCATGACGGACGGGGCGAAAGGGGCTGCGATCGCTCCCGTTGCCGACGACGCTACCTTCGTTCGGCGCGTCTATCTCGATCTGGCGGGCCGGATCCCCTCGAAGGATGAAACGAAAACTTTCTTGGCCGACAAAGCTTCCGATAAGCGAGCCAAGTTGGTCGACACGCTGCTGACGGGCAAAGAGTATCCGACTCGGATGCAAAGCCTGTTCAACGCGATGCTCATGGAGCGGCGCGGTGAGAATCCGGAGTGGTCGAAGTTTCTCGAAGCGGCGTTCGCGGCCAACGAGCCTTGGGACAAGCTGGCGCAGCGGATCCTTGATCCCGATGCAAGCCGAGACGTTGATCGCGGCGCGGCGTTCTTCTATACGAAGCGGCTCGACAAAGTCGGCCAGCAAGAAACCGACTATCCCGGCCTGACACGCGACGTCGGCCGGCTGTTTTTGGGAATGGATCTGCAATGCGCTCAGTGCCACAACCATCTCTTCATCGAGCACTATAAGCAGCAAGATTTCCAAGGGCTCTACACGGTTTATCAGAACACGTTCATTCGGAGCGACGTGAAGTTTCCGGCGATCGGTGAGAAGCCGATGGCGAAGAAGATCGATTTCATGTCGGTCTTCGATAAGATCCCGCTCACGACCGGCCCGCGCATTCCGGGGGGCAAGGAAATCGCGATTCCGACCTTCGAGAAGGATAAGGAATACCTCGTCCCGCCGGATCGGAAAACGAATTTCCCGGGCGAGCCCCGCTTCAGCGCGCTCGAAGCCGTGGCGCGTGAGTTGGCCGTGCCGAGCAATCAGCCGTTCGTCGACAATATCGTGAATCGGCTCTGGTTCGTGATGATGGGGCGAGGGCTCGTCATGCCGCTCGATCAATACCACTTCGGCAATCCACCGACGCATCCGGAAGTGATGAAACTGCTCCGCGAGCAGTTCGTCGCTCACAAATGCGACATGAAGTGGCTCCTGCGCGAACTAGCTCTGACCGACACCTATCAACGCTCCACGCTTCTCACATCGGAGAGCGAGGCACCGGCTCCCGAGACGTATCGCATCGGAAACGAGAAGCGGCTTTCGGCCGAGCAGATCATGACGAGCGTCATCGTCGCCACCGGAGCGAACGTCGCTCAACTCAGTGCTAAGGCGGCTGCGGCAGGCGCCAAGCCGGCGGTAGCAGGTGCTAAGCCGGCCGCGGCCGAAGCTCCTTCGGCGGCAGCGGCGAACGAAAAATTGCGCGCCATTTTCGTGAAGGCCTTCGCCAACCCTCCGCAAGATCCCGAGGTCGATTTCGCGCCGTCGCTGAAGTCGGCCCTCTTCGTGCTTAATAGCGAAGTCTTGCTGACTTGCCTTACGCCCGAAGCGGGGAACTTAGTCGATCGTCTGACGAAGCTCTCGGACCCTGCTGCGATCAGCGACGAGCTTTACCTCTGCATCCTCACACGTACGCCGACCGACGACGAGCGCCAAGCCGTAGCCGACTATCTCACGAAGAACGCCGCCCGGCGACCCGCCGCGCTGACGAACCTGGCTTGGTCCTTGCTCGCCAGCACCGAGTTTTGCTTGAACCATTGA
- a CDS encoding DUF1501 domain-containing protein has protein sequence MNSKSLCKPWEHQLSRRQWLAGAAGSAAGAWGFSNSTSPALAADLKKKHKQVLFIWLDGGISQLESWDPKPNTEFGGPFRAIPTSVPGIHVSELCRHSAKQMHHLALVRSLCTQDDAHSSGVDRIQRGDPKNRGVVYPFFGSAVTNLLGPNGSGLPPYVWIKPMSGGFIYKDAGFLGPQYGALAFGDGKAPENLLKHPAISDDDMLARTQLRAAADARYAKSHRSGPTEANSFVYDMGMELMKRQSLFDMSKFSARDVERYGTHDLGRHMLLARRMLEEGVTFVKVNSYGWDSHGDNFNGSLSLVPKFDQPFAAMIEDLAERGMLDDVLVVAMSEFGRTPRVNGHVGRDHWPEAWSLVMAGSGIKRGVAVGNTNDNGTYVASDPYDIGHMFHTWFTALGIDPKKTEYDNHGQPLPIAHDDCRPVKEVLA, from the coding sequence ATGAATTCGAAGTCGCTCTGTAAGCCGTGGGAACACCAACTCTCGCGCCGCCAATGGCTCGCCGGCGCCGCAGGTTCCGCCGCGGGTGCGTGGGGATTCAGCAACTCCACTAGCCCGGCTCTGGCGGCCGACTTGAAGAAGAAGCACAAGCAAGTCTTGTTCATCTGGCTCGACGGGGGCATCAGCCAGCTGGAAAGCTGGGATCCGAAACCGAACACCGAGTTCGGCGGCCCGTTCCGCGCGATTCCCACCTCGGTGCCGGGGATTCATGTCTCCGAACTCTGCCGCCACTCCGCCAAGCAGATGCACCACCTGGCGCTGGTCCGGAGCCTCTGCACGCAAGACGACGCCCACTCGTCGGGCGTCGATCGCATTCAGCGCGGCGATCCGAAGAACCGCGGCGTCGTCTATCCGTTTTTCGGTTCGGCCGTGACGAACTTGCTCGGCCCCAACGGGAGCGGCCTGCCGCCGTATGTGTGGATCAAGCCGATGAGCGGCGGGTTCATTTATAAAGACGCCGGCTTCTTAGGTCCGCAATACGGCGCGCTGGCTTTCGGGGACGGCAAAGCGCCGGAAAACCTGCTCAAGCACCCCGCGATTTCCGACGACGACATGCTCGCACGCACGCAACTGCGAGCCGCGGCCGATGCCCGCTACGCCAAGTCGCATCGCTCGGGCCCCACCGAAGCGAACTCGTTCGTCTACGACATGGGCATGGAGCTGATGAAGCGGCAATCGCTGTTCGACATGTCGAAGTTCTCGGCGCGCGACGTCGAACGCTACGGCACGCACGATCTCGGCCGGCACATGCTCTTGGCCCGCCGGATGCTCGAAGAAGGGGTGACCTTCGTGAAGGTGAACTCCTACGGTTGGGACTCGCACGGCGACAACTTCAACGGCAGCTTGAGCCTCGTTCCTAAGTTCGATCAACCGTTCGCGGCGATGATCGAAGACCTTGCCGAACGGGGCATGCTCGACGACGTGCTCGTCGTCGCGATGTCGGAGTTCGGCCGTACGCCGCGCGTCAACGGCCACGTCGGGCGCGATCACTGGCCCGAAGCTTGGTCGCTCGTCATGGCGGGCTCGGGCATCAAGCGCGGCGTCGCGGTGGGCAACACCAACGACAACGGCACCTACGTCGCGAGCGATCCCTACGACATCGGGCACATGTTCCACACGTGGTTCACCGCGCTCGGCATCGACCCGAAGAAAACCGAATACGACAACCACGGCCAGCCGTTGCCGATCGCCCACGACGATTGTCGCCCGGTCAAAGAAGTGTTGGCTTAA